A genomic window from Emys orbicularis isolate rEmyOrb1 chromosome 8, rEmyOrb1.hap1, whole genome shotgun sequence includes:
- the TLX3 gene encoding T-cell leukemia homeobox protein 3, which translates to MDQPTNTQTQHQHEPISFGIDQILNSSDQENSSQPAPRGSDNTNYLGSPVSRTSAPYPSLPASFPGIGAPFEDSGSYSVNLSLAPAGVIRVPAHRPIPGAVPPPISSAIPAMPAVPSLGSLNFPWMESSRRFVKDRFTAAAALTPFTVTRRIGHPYQNRTPPKRKKPRTSFSRVQICELEKRFHRQKYLASAERAALAKSLKMTDAQVKTWFQNRRTKWRRQTAEEREAERQQASRLMLQLQHDAFQKSLNDSIQPDPLCLHNSSLFALQNLQPWEEENSKIPPVTSLV; encoded by the exons ATGGATCAGCCAACGAACACACAGACCCAGCATCAACACGAACCCATCAgctttggaattgatcagatttTAAATAGTTCTGATCAGGAAAACTCTTCCCAGCCTGCCCCCAGAGGATCAGACAACACAAATTACCTGGGAAGCCCTGTGAGCAGAACAAGTGCCCCTTATCCTTCCCTTCCAGCTTCCTTCCCTGGCATCGGGGCGCCTTTTGAAGACTCTGGATCTTACAGTGTGAATCTGAGCTTGGCTCCAGCTGGAGTGATCAGGGTGCCAGCTCACAGACCCATCCCTGGGGCTGTGCCACCTCCAATTTCTAGTGCCATCCCAGCTATGCCAGCTGTACCCAGCCTTGGCAGCCTCAACTTCCCTTGGATGGAGAGCAGCAGGAGATTCGTAAAGGACAGATTCACAG CGGCGGCCGCGCTCACCCCCTTCACCGTCACCCGGCGGATCGGGCACCCCTACCAGAACCGCACCCCGCCCAAGCGCAAGAAGCCGCGCACCTCCTTCTCCCGGGTGCAGATCTGCGAGCTGGAGAAGCGCTTCCATCGGCAGAAGTACCTGGCCTCGGCCGAGAGGGCGGCGCTCGCCAAGTCCCTCAAGATGACGGACGCGCAGGTCAAGACCTGGTTCCAGAACAGGCGGACCAAGTGGCG GAGACAGACCGCAGAGGAAAGGGAAGCGGAGAGGCAACAGGCGAGCAGGCTGATGCTCCAACTCCAGCACGACGCTTTCCAGAAATCCTTGAACGATTCAATCCAGCCCGACCCCCTCTGTCTACACAACTCCTCGCTCTTTGCACTGCAGAACCTCCAGCCCTGGGAAGAGGAAAACTCCAAGATCCCACCTGTTACCTCGCTCGTGTAA